From the genome of Ahaetulla prasina isolate Xishuangbanna chromosome 15, ASM2864084v1, whole genome shotgun sequence, one region includes:
- the C15H12orf43 gene encoding protein CUSTOS, with product MLPPLQPAWAWSQGWDRGMLPPLQPAWAWSQDWDREVPPPLQLVWAWSQDWEREAYIPPCSGADKKAPAAVRAENSWKRNQQAGEPSIREKICNHEQDGNELQTTPEFRAHVAKKLDTILDNAITLSTCPLRLLRHENSSSLEEDNGFRLFSSSVPGDCGEPEAAPRKQSALQHSNSSIACDSSSGLESDPEWQRCLEVAVTAADILKQSGLPPPAAQDSSQTIEAGWKKVKKKKKKKKGKREESGQPDAIEAAGNSQDKEPSYPSSPEAIRWTETMQRKRKRKRRETKGGTE from the exons atgctccctcctctgcagcctgcttgggcatggagccagggctgggaccgggggatgctccctcctctgcagcctgcttgggcatggagccaggactgggaccgggaggtgccccctcctcttcagcttgtctgggcatggagccaggactgggaacgggaggcatacattcctccgtgttcgggagcagataagaaggccccggctgcggtgagagcgg AGAATTCTTGGAAAAGGAACCAGCAAGCAGGTGAACCCAGCATCAG AGAGAAGATCTGCAACCATGAGCAGGATGGAAATGAACTGCAGACCACACCAGAATTTCGAGCACACGTTGCAAAGAAGCTGGACACGATCTTGGACAA TGCGATAACCCTCTCGACGTGCCCGTTGCGACTCCTGCGACACGAGAACAGCTCCTCCCTGGAAGAAGACAATG GTTTTCGCCTCTTTTCCTCCTCTGTCCCGGGAGACTGTGGGGAGCCAGAAGCTGCCCCTCGGAAACAGTCAGCGTTGCAGCATTCCAATTCCAG CATTGCTTGTGATTCTTCCAGCGGCCTGGAAAGTGACCCAGAGTGGCAGAGATGCCTAGAGGTTGCGGTGACGGCAGCAGACATTCTGAAGCAGAGTGGACTGCCACCACCAGCGGCCCAGGACTCCAGCCAAACAATAGAGGCCGGATGGAAAAaagtcaagaagaagaagaagaagaagaaagggaaaagagaggagagtgGCCAACCAGATGCCATTGAAGCAGCGGGTAATAGCCAGGACAAGGAGCCCTCATATCCCAGCAGTCCAGAGGCCATCAGGTGGACAGAGACGAtgcagaggaagaggaaaaggaaaaggagggaaacaAAAGGAGGAACAGAATGA